In Hallerella succinigenes, the following are encoded in one genomic region:
- a CDS encoding chromate transporter, which produces MIFLSLFITFFQIGLFGFGGGYGMLSLIQHEVVMNHHWMTAGDFTDIVAISQMTPGPVGINTATYAGYTALQNEGANQFLCILGSMTATFALVFPTTILMLLISRYFMKYKDNASVRLVLDSLRPAVVGLLAAATLLLMTKENFGSYSEDSVGFIFSAGLCVLTFVCIKFFKVGPMKMIGVCALLGLVFTWLTGGFCA; this is translated from the coding sequence ATGATTTTCCTTTCGCTCTTCATTACGTTCTTCCAGATAGGGCTTTTTGGCTTTGGCGGAGGCTACGGCATGCTTTCGCTGATCCAGCATGAAGTCGTGATGAATCATCATTGGATGACGGCGGGTGACTTTACGGATATTGTGGCGATTAGCCAGATGACGCCAGGACCTGTGGGAATCAACACGGCGACTTATGCGGGCTATACCGCGTTACAGAATGAGGGCGCAAATCAGTTCCTTTGCATTCTCGGCAGTATGACGGCGACTTTTGCGCTCGTATTTCCGACGACGATTTTAATGCTCTTGATTAGCCGCTATTTTATGAAGTACAAGGATAATGCCTCGGTGCGCCTGGTGCTTGACAGTTTGCGGCCCGCAGTGGTGGGACTTTTGGCGGCGGCGACGCTCCTTTTGATGACCAAAGAGAACTTTGGCTCTTACTCGGAAGATTCCGTTGGATTTATCTTTTCTGCAGGGCTTTGTGTGCTGACTTTTGTCTGCATAAAATTTTTCAAGGTAGGGCCCATGAAGATGATTGGGGTGTGCGCTTTGCTCGGTCTAGTTTTTACATGGCTGACAGGAGGCTTTTGTGCTTAA
- a CDS encoding potassium/proton antiporter, translated as MLLLFALLIIASLFATRISDKIGFPVLVVFLAVGLIVGSDILGLIEFSDAKFTKQVADILLIFILFDGGFRTMRSDLKVAAKPAITLATFGVAVTAMVLGICIHWIMDYDWMLSMLIGSIISSTDAAAVFLITRQNPLKKKLAATLNVESAANDPMAILLTLAFLGSIAGEDTSLWEFFSRLAWQFSGGILIGFLASKIAHFLFNHLHSENRGYYYVLLIGVILFGYGFADQIQANGIIAVFFMGYWLGNSEFVAKRGVSLFLEGISTFCNMALFLMLGLLAFPRNFALVWKEGLLIAALMIFVARPVAVWLSTLPFRYSTKEKLFVSWGGIKGAVPIVLATYPAAYGLKDAESVFNIIFFAVLVSCLLQGSTLGRIAKRAKLTIPKSPVSPFSVELHAIKQSDIDMFEFLIHDDYHCAKKRIQDLKFSTDVVITSITRNGKILPPRGAIELQPGDILFILAPLSRQHALKTFLREGSDPIEEP; from the coding sequence ATGCTACTTCTTTTTGCGTTGCTCATTATCGCGTCGCTTTTTGCGACTCGTATTTCCGATAAAATAGGGTTCCCCGTTCTTGTGGTATTCCTCGCGGTCGGCTTGATTGTCGGCAGCGACATTTTAGGACTTATCGAATTCAGCGATGCGAAATTCACCAAACAGGTTGCCGACATCCTACTCATTTTCATTCTGTTCGATGGCGGATTCCGCACCATGCGCTCCGATTTGAAGGTTGCCGCCAAGCCGGCAATCACGCTCGCCACCTTTGGCGTCGCCGTCACCGCAATGGTTCTCGGAATTTGCATTCATTGGATTATGGATTACGATTGGATGCTTTCGATGCTCATCGGCTCGATTATTTCATCGACCGATGCCGCCGCCGTCTTCTTGATTACGCGGCAAAACCCGTTGAAGAAAAAGCTCGCCGCCACCCTGAATGTAGAAAGCGCGGCAAACGACCCGATGGCCATTCTTTTAACGCTCGCCTTTCTCGGAAGCATCGCTGGGGAAGACACAAGCCTCTGGGAATTCTTCAGCCGACTCGCTTGGCAATTTTCCGGCGGAATCCTTATCGGATTTTTAGCAAGCAAAATAGCCCACTTTCTTTTTAACCATCTCCACTCCGAAAACCGCGGATACTATTATGTGTTGCTCATCGGCGTGATTCTTTTCGGTTACGGTTTTGCCGATCAAATTCAGGCAAACGGCATCATTGCCGTATTCTTTATGGGCTATTGGCTCGGCAACTCGGAATTTGTGGCCAAGCGCGGTGTTAGCCTTTTTCTGGAAGGGATTTCCACCTTCTGCAACATGGCGCTGTTCCTGATGCTCGGACTGCTCGCGTTTCCGAGGAACTTTGCACTCGTCTGGAAAGAAGGCCTTTTAATTGCCGCATTGATGATCTTTGTCGCAAGGCCTGTCGCTGTTTGGCTTTCGACTCTCCCCTTCCGCTATTCCACAAAAGAAAAACTTTTTGTGAGCTGGGGCGGCATCAAGGGCGCGGTTCCCATCGTGCTTGCGACGTACCCCGCCGCCTATGGTTTAAAGGATGCGGAATCCGTCTTCAACATCATCTTCTTTGCCGTCCTGGTTTCTTGCCTTTTGCAGGGGAGCACTCTCGGAAGAATCGCGAAACGCGCCAAGCTGACCATCCCCAAGTCCCCGGTCTCCCCCTTTTCCGTGGAACTGCATGCAATCAAGCAATCCGACATCGACATGTTCGAATTTTTGATCCACGACGATTATCACTGCGCCAAAAAACGCATCCAGGATCTCAAGTTCAGCACGGATGTCGTTATCACGTCCATCACTCGCAACGGGAAGATTCTACCGCCACGTGGAGCCATCGAACTGCAACCTGGAGACATCCTGTTCATCCTCGCCCCGCTTTCGCGTCAACACGCACTGAAGACATTCTTAAGGGAAGGCTCCGATCCTATCGAAGAACCATAA
- the ispH gene encoding 4-hydroxy-3-methylbut-2-enyl diphosphate reductase, with protein sequence MKKLVLASPRGFCAGVDRALHIVAKALEKFGAPIYVRHEIVHNAFVVSRFKAQGAIFVEDLQEVPEGATVVFSAHGVPDSVYEEAKKRHLHVLDATCPLVQRVHMSAKRHHAAGRHVILIGHAGHAEVEGHLGQVSEGCMTLVRKADDVKKLSFPEGTELAYITQTTLSVSESKDIIDTLREQFPNIQGPVRGDLCYATGNRQVAVASLCDQVQSLLVVGSKNSSNSSRLAELGKEHGIPSHLIDSVKDVDPSWFDGIDTVGLSSGASAPEDLVQDVVAWMREKYPGIEVENWVTMQEKLKFPLPAELAS encoded by the coding sequence ATGAAAAAACTTGTTCTAGCTAGCCCTCGTGGATTTTGCGCGGGAGTCGATCGCGCTTTGCATATTGTCGCCAAGGCACTCGAAAAATTCGGTGCCCCGATTTATGTGCGCCATGAAATTGTGCATAATGCTTTTGTCGTGAGCCGCTTTAAGGCTCAGGGTGCGATCTTTGTCGAAGACCTGCAGGAAGTCCCGGAAGGGGCGACTGTCGTTTTCTCGGCGCACGGCGTACCGGATTCGGTTTACGAAGAAGCGAAGAAGCGCCATCTGCACGTGCTGGATGCGACGTGTCCTCTGGTGCAGCGCGTTCACATGAGCGCCAAACGTCACCATGCGGCTGGACGTCACGTGATTTTGATAGGCCATGCGGGCCACGCGGAAGTGGAAGGCCATTTGGGCCAGGTGTCCGAAGGCTGCATGACTTTGGTCCGCAAGGCGGATGACGTTAAGAAATTGTCCTTCCCCGAAGGGACGGAACTCGCCTACATTACGCAGACGACGCTTTCTGTTTCTGAATCCAAGGACATTATCGATACCCTTCGGGAACAATTCCCGAATATCCAGGGCCCAGTCCGCGGCGATCTCTGCTATGCGACGGGAAATCGTCAGGTAGCAGTCGCTTCCCTGTGCGATCAGGTGCAGTCCCTGCTGGTAGTCGGGTCTAAAAATTCGTCCAACTCGAGCCGTTTGGCGGAATTGGGCAAAGAACATGGGATTCCTTCACATTTGATCGACAGTGTGAAGGATGTGGATCCATCCTGGTTCGACGGAATCGATACGGTGGGCCTTTCGAGTGGCGCAAGCGCCCCGGAGGACCTCGTTCAAGACGTTGTGGCCTGGATGCGTGAAAAATATCCCGGAATTGAGGTCGAAAACTGGGTGACTATGCAGGAAAAGTTAAAGTTCCCTTTACCTGCAGAATTAGCATCTTGA
- a CDS encoding chromate transporter, with the protein MNNLYLESFRTFFKIGLFTFGGGYAMIPMIETEIVDKKHWISKDELMDLLAIAQSCPGVFAINISIFIGYRLRGVKGGISCAVGTALPSFLIILLIALFFHQFKENPYVAALFRGVRPAVVALIAVPTFNMAKKAKLNKFTIWIPVVSALLIWLCGVSPILIILAAGFAGFFVGKAKRKKADREEEEGEA; encoded by the coding sequence ATGAACAATCTTTACTTAGAAAGTTTTCGAACATTTTTTAAGATAGGATTGTTCACTTTTGGTGGCGGCTATGCGATGATCCCGATGATCGAAACGGAAATTGTCGATAAAAAGCACTGGATTTCAAAAGATGAATTGATGGATTTGCTTGCGATTGCACAGAGCTGCCCGGGCGTTTTTGCAATCAACATCAGCATCTTTATCGGTTACCGCTTGCGCGGTGTGAAGGGCGGAATTTCGTGCGCAGTCGGTACGGCTTTGCCTTCGTTTTTGATTATTCTTTTGATTGCTCTTTTCTTCCATCAGTTCAAGGAAAATCCTTACGTGGCTGCTCTCTTCCGCGGCGTTCGCCCGGCGGTTGTGGCGCTGATTGCGGTGCCGACCTTTAACATGGCGAAAAAGGCGAAGTTGAACAAGTTCACGATTTGGATTCCGGTGGTGAGCGCCCTTTTGATTTGGCTTTGCGGGGTTTCTCCGATTCTCATTATTTTGGCGGCAGGTTTTGCCGGATTCTTTGTGGGGAAGGCGAAGCGCAAAAAAGCGGACCGTGAAGAAGAGGAGGGTGAAGCATGA
- a CDS encoding methyltransferase family protein: MNVLYRFRGVILGIFAVALWAFPHSSEWIPASAGILALLGIVLRVEARRVIGEHTRGNEKAAPELVMWGIYAKLRHPLYLSNLCFCYAFVLFHLGWQTLSFAFAMGVTLFVFPLAKTEDVFLKKKFGERFVNWANRTPMFFPTSFSAAQGECTSSGVKRSVLASVLADRWTWVWLIFYTLLLFVRRFVELPVLL; encoded by the coding sequence ATGAATGTTCTGTACCGTTTCCGAGGCGTCATCCTTGGAATCTTTGCCGTAGCCCTTTGGGCTTTTCCACATTCTTCGGAATGGATTCCAGCTTCGGCGGGGATTCTTGCCTTGCTCGGTATTGTGCTCCGTGTGGAGGCGCGCCGGGTGATAGGTGAACATACGCGTGGAAACGAAAAGGCTGCGCCGGAACTTGTGATGTGGGGAATTTACGCAAAACTTCGCCATCCGCTGTACCTTTCTAATTTGTGCTTTTGCTATGCGTTTGTGCTCTTTCATTTAGGCTGGCAAACCCTTTCGTTTGCGTTTGCGATGGGAGTTACTTTATTTGTATTCCCGCTTGCGAAAACGGAAGATGTCTTTCTTAAAAAAAAGTTCGGAGAACGGTTTGTGAATTGGGCTAATCGCACTCCGATGTTCTTTCCGACATCTTTTTCGGCTGCGCAAGGCGAATGTACGTCGTCCGGCGTAAAACGCTCCGTTTTGGCTTCGGTTTTAGCGGATCGTTGGACGTGGGTGTGGCTGATCTTTTATACATTGTTGCTGTTTGTTCGGCGATTTGTGGAATTGCCGGTGTTGCTGTAA
- a CDS encoding 3-deoxy-D-manno-octulosonic acid transferase translates to MFGLNAIRRTLGIVALAAGKVPSFNEKFKIQDRIRGPFPKGPCFWMHGASLGECKMLLSLAKILRAELPDLPPILITTQKAEVCAYLEPLASKEGVLVSIAPLDTQSAIQNFMDAVKPVMLVLAENELWPGYLAAMRERSIRPSVALVSGRFYRCIDTHEFRSIGFVSMQTGADLTRFVAAGDYSVAAKTIIGGDWKLLSWAKSGSEVESPKDFCVDTAFLSFHKEEWKPLLEMLELAVKANESIVLAPRFEEELPKFREGLEQAGISTVEWPEVKPGAVSLVTVYGKLTEVLQTSKSSVIGGSFSRSLGVHDFWESLKLGVATCIGPFSRGQQASVEALLREGAIAQIKTAAEYSSRSVPDVKRVYCFLAHEREKVVSSYNAFVNFIQTTLETDNSESKNDSESKNNMDASV, encoded by the coding sequence ATGTTCGGCTTGAATGCGATTCGTAGAACTTTGGGTATTGTAGCTCTTGCTGCGGGCAAGGTTCCGTCATTCAATGAAAAATTCAAAATCCAAGATCGTATTCGCGGTCCGTTCCCGAAAGGCCCTTGCTTTTGGATGCACGGGGCAAGCCTTGGCGAATGCAAAATGCTCCTTTCGCTCGCCAAAATCTTAAGGGCAGAGCTTCCGGATCTCCCGCCCATTCTGATTACAACGCAAAAGGCAGAAGTCTGCGCTTATTTGGAGCCTCTTGCCTCTAAAGAAGGCGTTCTCGTTTCTATAGCGCCGCTCGATACGCAGAGCGCGATTCAGAATTTTATGGATGCGGTAAAGCCGGTGATGCTTGTCCTTGCCGAAAATGAACTTTGGCCGGGATATCTCGCGGCGATGCGGGAGCGTTCGATCCGTCCGTCGGTCGCTTTGGTTTCGGGACGTTTTTACCGTTGCATCGATACGCATGAATTCCGTTCGATCGGTTTTGTGAGCATGCAGACGGGTGCGGACCTGACGCGTTTTGTGGCGGCAGGGGATTATTCCGTTGCGGCGAAAACGATTATCGGTGGTGACTGGAAACTTCTCTCGTGGGCAAAGTCCGGTTCCGAAGTGGAATCTCCCAAGGATTTCTGCGTCGATACGGCTTTCCTTTCTTTTCACAAAGAAGAATGGAAACCTCTTCTGGAAATGCTTGAACTTGCGGTAAAGGCGAATGAATCGATCGTGCTTGCGCCGCGCTTTGAAGAAGAGTTGCCGAAGTTCCGCGAAGGCTTGGAACAGGCGGGCATTTCGACTGTGGAATGGCCGGAAGTCAAACCGGGAGCTGTTTCGCTTGTGACCGTTTACGGCAAGCTGACAGAAGTTTTGCAGACTTCGAAATCGTCGGTCATCGGCGGATCTTTTTCGCGCTCTCTGGGCGTGCATGATTTTTGGGAATCTTTGAAGCTGGGTGTCGCTACTTGCATCGGTCCGTTTTCCCGCGGGCAACAGGCTTCGGTGGAAGCGCTTCTTCGGGAAGGTGCGATTGCGCAGATCAAGACCGCTGCGGAATATTCTTCTCGCTCGGTTCCCGACGTGAAACGGGTTTACTGCTTCCTTGCCCATGAACGGGAAAAGGTGGTGTCTTCTTATAACGCGTTCGTCAATTTTATTCAGACGACGCTTGAGACGGATAATTCGGAATCCAAGAACGACTCGGAATCCAAGAACAATATGGATGCCTCTGTATGA
- a CDS encoding ATP-binding cassette domain-containing protein, with product MAALLRLFPLVLLASLADAALLVAIRHFIQILEKTAGTTIAEWLGVTLGLVALRWVFSYMRGISVEKTIRHVEAGLLLWFARRLRTLSPQYYHKVQSEERLMVAYDSIHTVSASAETLMFTLQAILQLVIFLPVLFVMSPWLTLVVLLVVLPVISYIQKKLHAMKPSVDEEMVKRGELRSEVESAKRFFRLWSSAEDLSRIVQSLFAKVRSVLNSSVSVGRRKVVLAQGMESLSVISVILILGFCGWMILNGKLDAEGLVLYCSALFLCYKPVKECSRLLPQMRLAKSAENVLFELEKAPRKKRLQSHAKRTLELSQIDFSYTDDMEKTPVFQGLDILLQTEKPVLLQGANGCGKSTFFKLVAGLEESKKGSILLPENFAGNGVFSVSQDLILPPREFVLQKIQALQGNAAFAELWKLVRGEKLLQKKGLSGGERAKVALLWAIASPAKILLLDEPFAFVVQEERAPILVALLAAAKARGKWVLLATHEPMSNDLTERFEILDFTRLEGRA from the coding sequence ATGGCTGCGCTTTTGCGTTTATTTCCGCTCGTTTTATTGGCGAGTCTTGCGGATGCAGCGCTTTTGGTCGCGATTCGACACTTCATTCAGATTCTAGAAAAAACGGCCGGGACGACGATTGCGGAATGGCTCGGAGTCACACTTGGACTGGTTGCGCTGCGCTGGGTGTTTTCTTACATGCGCGGAATTTCAGTCGAGAAGACGATCCGTCATGTGGAAGCGGGGCTTTTGCTGTGGTTTGCGCGGCGCCTGCGAACCCTTTCTCCCCAATATTACCATAAGGTACAGAGCGAAGAACGTTTGATGGTCGCTTACGATTCCATACACACGGTAAGCGCAAGTGCAGAAACGTTGATGTTTACCTTGCAGGCGATTTTACAGCTGGTGATTTTTTTGCCGGTGCTGTTTGTGATGTCTCCGTGGCTCACCTTAGTGGTACTGCTCGTGGTGCTGCCGGTGATTTCTTACATCCAAAAAAAATTGCACGCGATGAAACCTTCGGTCGATGAAGAAATGGTGAAGCGCGGAGAGCTCCGTTCCGAAGTGGAATCGGCGAAGCGTTTCTTTCGGCTGTGGAGTTCGGCAGAAGATCTTTCGCGGATTGTGCAGAGCCTTTTTGCCAAGGTGCGTTCCGTGTTGAATTCCAGCGTTTCGGTGGGACGTCGCAAGGTGGTGCTTGCGCAGGGAATGGAATCGCTTTCGGTGATTTCTGTGATACTGATTCTCGGGTTTTGCGGTTGGATGATTTTGAACGGCAAGCTCGATGCGGAAGGCCTGGTCCTTTACTGCTCCGCGCTCTTTCTTTGCTATAAACCGGTGAAGGAATGTTCGCGCCTTTTGCCGCAGATGCGCCTTGCCAAAAGCGCAGAGAACGTTCTCTTTGAACTGGAAAAGGCTCCGCGCAAAAAACGTTTGCAGTCGCATGCAAAAAGGACGCTCGAACTTTCGCAGATCGACTTCTCTTATACCGATGACATGGAAAAGACGCCTGTGTTCCAAGGCTTGGACATTTTACTGCAAACGGAAAAGCCTGTCCTTTTGCAAGGAGCGAATGGCTGCGGAAAATCAACGTTCTTTAAGCTCGTTGCGGGCCTTGAAGAATCGAAGAAGGGAAGCATTTTGCTGCCAGAAAATTTTGCCGGAAACGGCGTCTTTTCGGTTTCCCAGGATTTGATTTTACCGCCACGGGAATTTGTGTTGCAAAAGATTCAGGCGTTGCAAGGGAACGCGGCCTTTGCGGAACTATGGAAACTCGTCCGCGGAGAAAAGCTTTTGCAAAAAAAAGGGCTTTCGGGCGGAGAACGCGCCAAAGTCGCTCTCTTGTGGGCGATCGCTTCGCCTGCCAAAATTTTACTGCTCGACGAACCTTTTGCTTTTGTGGTTCAAGAAGAACGCGCTCCGATTTTGGTTGCGCTTCTCGCTGCGGCAAAGGCCCGCGGAAAATGGGTGCTGCTTGCGACGCACGAACCGATGTCGAACGATTTGACGGAGCGCTTTGAAATCTTAGACTTTACAAGACTGGAAGGGCGAGCATGA
- a CDS encoding bile acid:sodium symporter family protein, with protein MMLLTKFSQFLSKYTTPVVLIFAVVAFIYAPSFAWVKGDTQTIILGIIMFAMGLTLSPQDFAILAKRPGDILIGTLAQFTIMPLIAFTLVHLGLPKGIAIGLLLVGTCPGGVSSNIMSFLCKGDVAFSVGMTAVNTLLAPVLTPVLMKILAGEIVEVNAWGLFKTILCVTIFPVVGGFVLNYLLNKKQGFLMVRSWMPGIAVLGLGAIVGGVISLLGSKFFSSGIMIFLCVFLHNSLGYATGYIIGKIAHMSKAKNRTISIEVGMQNAGLATGLATQHFPAYPEAAVAAAISCVWHSISGTILAGIFILMDQHAERKMQKDKDRVLNAAQS; from the coding sequence ATTATGCTGTTAACAAAATTCTCTCAATTTCTTTCCAAATACACCACGCCAGTTGTTTTGATTTTCGCGGTCGTGGCTTTCATTTACGCTCCTTCCTTCGCCTGGGTCAAAGGCGACACCCAGACTATCATTTTAGGCATTATTATGTTCGCCATGGGGCTTACCCTTTCCCCGCAAGACTTCGCCATTTTGGCCAAGCGTCCGGGCGATATTCTCATCGGCACTTTGGCGCAGTTTACGATTATGCCGCTCATCGCGTTTACGCTTGTGCATTTAGGGCTTCCCAAAGGCATCGCAATTGGCCTTCTGCTCGTCGGCACATGCCCGGGCGGCGTTTCTTCAAACATAATGTCGTTCCTCTGCAAGGGCGACGTCGCGTTTTCCGTGGGCATGACGGCGGTGAACACGCTCCTCGCTCCGGTTCTTACACCGGTCCTTATGAAGATTCTCGCCGGTGAAATTGTGGAAGTCAACGCATGGGGACTTTTCAAGACAATTCTCTGCGTCACGATTTTCCCGGTCGTCGGCGGCTTTGTTCTGAATTACCTATTGAATAAAAAACAGGGCTTTCTGATGGTGCGCTCCTGGATGCCGGGCATTGCCGTGCTCGGCCTTGGCGCCATCGTCGGCGGCGTGATTTCGCTTCTCGGCAGCAAGTTCTTCAGCTCGGGCATCATGATTTTCCTCTGCGTTTTCCTGCACAATTCCTTAGGCTATGCCACTGGATATATAATCGGAAAAATCGCCCACATGAGCAAGGCAAAGAATCGCACGATTTCGATCGAAGTCGGCATGCAGAATGCGGGCCTTGCCACAGGCCTTGCAACGCAACACTTCCCCGCTTACCCGGAAGCCGCCGTTGCCGCTGCGATTTCCTGCGTGTGGCATTCGATTTCGGGAACGATCCTCGCCGGCATCTTCATTTTGATGGATCAGCACGCCGAAAGGAAAATGCAAAAAGACAAAGACCGCGTCTTGAATGCGGCCCAGTCGTAA
- a CDS encoding acyl-[acyl-carrier-protein] thioesterase has protein sequence MLKIQDQVTTSCTDCNGKLKLFSAFQMMQDCSELWLDTATEYRDFLRAHGLAQLIASRQVEVVRVPNYKEKLTIQTGVYGCEPLFGFRNTFIYDEAGNPCYKTWSLGVFCDLKTGRMKKLPQEVIDAYTYEPKLEMHYKDRRIVVPNAEVKTFEPVVVSRNDIDYNQHLNNAHYVRIASEYLPEDFNVKGVRVEYKVPVKLGEEIVPQVLTEGNFIYVKLLKKELPCAILEFEQG, from the coding sequence GTGCTTAAGATTCAAGATCAGGTAACCACCAGTTGCACGGACTGCAATGGAAAACTGAAACTCTTTTCTGCATTCCAGATGATGCAGGACTGTTCCGAACTCTGGCTCGATACCGCTACGGAATACAGGGACTTTTTGCGGGCACATGGACTTGCGCAGTTGATCGCTTCGCGCCAGGTCGAAGTCGTCCGCGTTCCGAATTATAAGGAAAAGCTCACGATTCAAACAGGCGTTTACGGTTGCGAACCGCTCTTCGGATTCCGCAACACGTTCATCTACGACGAAGCGGGAAATCCTTGCTACAAAACGTGGAGTCTAGGCGTCTTTTGCGATTTGAAGACCGGTCGCATGAAGAAGCTTCCGCAAGAAGTCATAGATGCCTACACTTATGAGCCGAAACTTGAAATGCATTACAAGGACCGTCGCATTGTCGTCCCGAACGCAGAAGTGAAAACCTTTGAGCCGGTTGTCGTTTCAAGAAACGACATCGATTACAATCAGCATTTGAACAATGCGCATTACGTTCGGATCGCCTCGGAATATTTGCCGGAAGATTTTAACGTGAAAGGTGTTCGCGTGGAATACAAGGTTCCGGTGAAGCTCGGCGAAGAAATCGTGCCGCAGGTTTTGACGGAGGGAAACTTCATTTACGTGAAGCTTTTGAAAAAAGAATTGCCCTGCGCGATTTTGGAATTCGAACAGGGCTAG
- a CDS encoding PolC-type DNA polymerase III, translating into MIYSTFVAFDLETTGLFSNKDEIVEIGAVKFTVYDDNGIIRPKKISEFQTLVKPPMMIPDEATRVNHITNEMVENAPDINTALKKFTVFCGQSAILVAHNADFDAGFLHVAYTKHPQLLPGNPIVDSLRVARSILPELKSHKLGDLAHMFQRIKGQIKLAINNDEMHRAVYDCEMLMEVFVALLRRRIRKEDWDISRILNCIIKHGSTPAYLTKMN; encoded by the coding sequence ATGATTTATTCTACCTTCGTCGCTTTCGACTTGGAAACAACGGGTCTTTTCTCTAACAAAGATGAAATCGTGGAAATCGGTGCCGTCAAATTCACCGTTTACGACGACAACGGCATCATCCGTCCCAAAAAAATTTCGGAATTCCAGACCTTGGTAAAACCACCCATGATGATTCCGGACGAAGCGACACGAGTGAACCACATTACAAACGAAATGGTGGAAAACGCTCCAGACATCAATACAGCCCTGAAAAAGTTCACCGTTTTCTGCGGCCAGTCCGCGATTCTCGTAGCCCATAACGCAGACTTCGATGCGGGATTTTTGCACGTCGCCTACACCAAGCATCCACAGCTTTTGCCGGGCAATCCGATTGTCGATAGCCTGCGCGTCGCCCGTTCGATTTTGCCGGAACTCAAGAGCCATAAGCTTGGCGATCTCGCCCACATGTTCCAACGCATCAAGGGCCAGATCAAGCTCGCGATCAACAACGACGAAATGCACCGCGCCGTTTACGACTGCGAAATGCTCATGGAAGTTTTCGTCGCCCTTCTCCGTCGCCGCATTCGCAAAGAGGATTGGGATATATCCCGCATTCTGAATTGCATCATCAAGCACGGTTCGACGCCCGCGTACCTGACAAAGATGAATTAA
- the rpmB gene encoding 50S ribosomal protein L28, which produces MSRICEVSGKGALVGHMVSHSNRKKLIRQLPNLQTKRFYVPEEDRWVSLRVSAAGLRTIEKRGIYAVVKELGL; this is translated from the coding sequence ATGAGCCGTATTTGCGAAGTTTCTGGAAAAGGCGCCCTCGTTGGCCACATGGTTTCTCACTCGAACCGTAAGAAGTTGATTCGTCAGCTTCCGAACCTTCAGACGAAGCGTTTCTACGTTCCGGAAGAAGATCGCTGGGTTTCTCTTCGCGTGAGTGCCGCTGGCCTTCGTACGATCGAAAAGCGCGGCATTTATGCCGTCGTGAAAGAACTCGGTCTCTAA